ACTACGAACAGCTTCAAGGACGGCTGGCTCAATACGACCGCGCGACGTTAGCGACGCTGTTGGCTTCCCGCGAGGATCTCTCGATTGAGGAAAAAGATGCAATTCTGACTCAGTTGATTGAAATTCGCGATCGCGTTCTGTTTGAATCACAACGACTTGACGAACAGGTGAAGGCGCAACTGACGACGACTCAACAAAAAGTTGCCGATTATTTACGCCACACTGGGAAGTCGGAACTCGATCCGGCCGGAATTGAGCGCGATCTCAAGGTGCTGTTACAAGATCCGGCGTTGGGAGCAGATCTGCTGCGCGGACGCTTATCTCAGTTCGATCGCGATACCCTGGTGCAGTTGCTGGCTCAACGCCAAGACTTAAGCGAAGCGGAAATTAACCAAGTTCTCGACCAAGCAGAAGGGGTTTGGGATAACGTGATTCACGCTCCCCAAATTCTGACGACGAAGGCCAAAGAACAGTACGATGATGCCACGAGCGCGATCGCCGATTATCTCCGTTCGACGGGCAAATCGGAATTGAACCCCACAGGGATTCAACGCGACTTAAACTTGTTGGTGAATAACCCGCAAGCAGGCGCGATCGCCATTCGCAACCGCCTAGCGCAAATGGATCGCGATACCTTGGTCAAACTGCTCACCCAACGAGGTGACTTGACAGAAGCAGAAGTCAATCGCACCATTGACCAACTGCAACAAAGCATTCGCACCCTAGTCAGAACGCCGCGCCGTCTGGCGACTCGGACGCAAAGACAGTTGTACGATTTCCAAACCAGCATCGAACAGTATCTGGCAAATACCGAGAAAGAGGAACTCAATCCCAGAGGGATCAAACGCGATCTCAGCCTGTTGATGCACGATCCACGGGTAGGAATTGAGAGTTTAACCGATCGCCTCAAGCAGTTCGATCGCGCTACCCTGGTGGCGTTGCTCTCTCAGCGACAAGATATCTCAGAGCAAGAAGCGAACCAATTTGTCGATCAAATTCTCAGCGTGCGCGATCAGTTCGTCGATCAAATTCGGGCCATTCAACACCGAATTCAAGACGCTATCGACCATGTTTTCGTCCGCATCCGCACCTATCTCAATTCTCTGGATCGACCGGAATTGAACTACGACGGGATTATGCGCGATGTTCGCAAGCTGTTTGACGATCCGCAAAGTGGGTTTGATGCTCTGCGCGATCGCCTCAGCCACTTTAACCGCGATACCCTAGTCGCCGTTCTCAGTTCTCGCGAGGATATCTCCCAAGCCGATGCCAACCGCATTGTCGATCGCATTGAAATGGCGAGAACTTCTGTACTGCAACGGGCGGAACGAATTCAACTCGAAACCCAACGTCGCCTAGAAGAGGTGAAACTACAAGCCCAACGCCAAGTTGAAGAAACCCGCAAGGCGGCTGCATCTGCTGCTTGGTGGCTGTTCGGTACGGCAACCGTTTCAGCCGGGTTATCGGCTTTAGCCGGATTTTTAGGCGTGATTCGCGCGTTCTAAATTGAGGGCAAATGTATTAAAGCGCACAACAGTTAAGGCTGTTGTGTGCATTCTTTTTCTAAGATCGCTGTACTCCGTAAGGTGAGGACAGACTAAACTCCTCAAAAGATGAGACTCACTCCGTTTTAACACCGCTACTTGGTGTGCAAGCTACAGCACTTAGCACTCAGCACTCAGCACTCAGCACTTTGCTATAGTTCGATGCCTAGGAAACGCAAACAACAAGCCAATGCTTGGTTAAAAGAGTTAGATGACTTAGTACGGGGATGTTCCGGTGGTTTCTTATTCGGGATTCCCCTGGTGTATACGATGGAAGTGTGGTGGATTGGTTCTACCCTGACTCCGGCGGAAATGTTAATCATTTTAGGTCTAACTTTAGGGATCGTGTTCTGGCTAACGCGCACTGAAGGTTTTCGCCGCACTCGCCAGCACCAATTTTTTGCCTACTTTGCCGAAAGCGTCGAGGCTTTGGCATTGGGGTTAGTTTGCGCGACGTGCCTATTAGTTCTGTTGCAGGAAATTACCCTGTTTACGCCCCTAAACGAAGCCTTGGGCAAACTAGTTTTAGAAAGCGTCCCCTTTTCGATTGGGGTGGGGTTGTCTAAAGCATTTTTAAGCGGCGATCGCTATGCCTCTACTGAAAGCACAGAAAACCCCAAACCCGCCCGCCTGAACGCCACCTTAGAAGAAATTGGGGCAACCCTCACCGGCGCTTTAGTCATTGCTTTTAATATCGCCCCCACTGATGAAGTCCCAATGCTAGCAGCGGCGGCGACACCCCTTTCCCTGCTAGCCCTCATTGCGGCGTCTTTGTTAATTTCCTATAGCATCGTCTTTGTTGCAGGATTTACAAACCAGGCAAAACGCCGACAGCAGCGGGGAATCTTTCAACGCCCAATGAGCGAAACCATTATGGCTTACTTAGTCTCTCTAGGCGTCAGCCTGTTGATGCTGTTATTTTTTCACAAACTCGGTCCTAACGTTCCCGCCTCGCTATGGCTGAGATATAGCTTAATTTTAGGATTGCCCGCGAGTATTGGCGGAGCCGCCGGGAGGTTAGCGGTATGAACTCCGATTTCCAACAGGCGCGATCGCTCCCAGAATGGATTACCTTTATTGTGGCAACCCTAATTTTATTAGGCGTAGTAGGGCTAACCCTCAATGAATGGCGCACTCAACAAGATAGCCCCCCCATTCTCAACGTCAACACCAGTTCCTCGATCCGAACCGACTTGGGACAATATTACGTTCCTTTTTCAGTCATTAATAGCGGTGGAACAACCGCAGAAGCCGTGCAAGTGATTGCAGAGTTGCGCGTTAATGGCAGCCTGCTAGAATCTGGCGAGCAACAAATTGACTTTCTGGCTAGCGATGAACGTCAGGAAGGCGCATTTGTATTCACGCGCAACCCCCAACAAGCTGAATTAACGATCCGCGTTGCTAGCTATAAATCTCCATAGATTGAAGCGCATCTACAAGTTGCTGCAACTGTTCGGAGGTATGGGTTGCCATTAAAGAAATACGGATGCGGCTGGTGGTGACAGTCGGAGGGCGAATGGCAGGGGCAAAAATACCCGCCTGCTTGAGCAAATGACCAACTTGTAAGGCTTGGGCGGGGTTTGCCAGTTGCAAGCATAAAATTGGAGAGTCGGAAGGAAGCAATACCGCCTGGGGGAGTTGGGTGGCTAATAAGTGCTTAAATTGCGCGACATTTTGCCAAAGCTGCTGGCGGCGTTGGGGTTCTTGGCGGCAGATTTCCACGGCGGCTAGGGCGGCTGCGGTATCTGCGGGCGTTAGGGCTGTTGTATAAATCCAACTGGGGGCGCGGTTGCGTAAAAAGTCGATTAAGGGGGCTGAACCTGCAACATATCCCCCCAAACTCCCTAGGGCTTTACTCAGGGTTCCCACCTGAATCATCGGC
This region of Desertifilum tharense IPPAS B-1220 genomic DNA includes:
- a CDS encoding TIGR02587 family membrane protein, encoding MPRKRKQQANAWLKELDDLVRGCSGGFLFGIPLVYTMEVWWIGSTLTPAEMLIILGLTLGIVFWLTRTEGFRRTRQHQFFAYFAESVEALALGLVCATCLLVLLQEITLFTPLNEALGKLVLESVPFSIGVGLSKAFLSGDRYASTESTENPKPARLNATLEEIGATLTGALVIAFNIAPTDEVPMLAAAATPLSLLALIAASLLISYSIVFVAGFTNQAKRRQQRGIFQRPMSETIMAYLVSLGVSLLMLLFFHKLGPNVPASLWLRYSLILGLPASIGGAAGRLAV
- a CDS encoding TIGR02588 family protein, coding for MNSDFQQARSLPEWITFIVATLILLGVVGLTLNEWRTQQDSPPILNVNTSSSIRTDLGQYYVPFSVINSGGTTAEAVQVIAELRVNGSLLESGEQQIDFLASDERQEGAFVFTRNPQQAELTIRVASYKSP